The following proteins are co-located in the Diorhabda carinulata isolate Delta chromosome 4, icDioCari1.1, whole genome shotgun sequence genome:
- the LOC130892859 gene encoding Y+L amino acid transporter 2, whose protein sequence is MNEDEPKKGDEEITLKPKMTLINGITVIVGSIIGSGIFVSPSGVLKNTGSVNVSLIVWTASGIFSMVGAYCYAELGTMIRKSGADYAYIMETFGPFWAFIRLWIECMIVRPCSQAIVALTFSQYVMKPFFPECEPPDGAARLLAVCCICVLTFINCYDVKWATTVQDIFTYAKLVALFIIIGAGIYELTKGKTEHFTFMNTNHEITSLALSFYSGLFAYNGWNYLNFIIEELKDPVRNLPLAIAISCTLVTAVYVLTNVAFYTTLSPIEILGSKAVAVTFANRLFGPLAWTIPVFVALSTFGAVNGILLTSSRLFYAGACNGQMPELLTMIQSQKLTPTPSVLVMAILSLLYLTVSDIDALINYVGFATWLSIGAAVLCLPWLRWKQPDLNRPIKVNLIWPILYLACTIFVTAVPMAASPYETGMGLLMILSSIPVYFVFVYWRKPDWFKKKSNDVTIFLQKIFVVVTWFNRMVEENSNLTIDTLSMEEGEGKYSEIHKSTKTQLGWAYNEKKTN, encoded by the exons ATGAATGAAGACGAACCTAAAAAGGGCGATGAGGAAATCACCCTCAAACCAAAAATGACCCTTATCAATGGGATCACGGTTATTGTGGGAAGTATAATCGGTTCGGGGATTTTTGTTAGTCCATCGGGAGTGTTAAAAAATACGGGAAGTGTTAATGTTTCGTTGATAGTGTGGACTGCTTCAGGAATATTTTCTATG GTGGGAGCGTATTGTTATGCAGAACTGGGTACCATGATAAGAAAAAGTGGTGCCGATTACGCCTACATCATGGAAACTTTCGGACCATTCTGGGCATTTATAAGATTATGGATCGAATGTATGATAGTAAGGCCTTGCTCACAAGCTATAGTAGCTTTAACTTTCAGTCAATATGTCATGAAACCATTTTTTCCTGAATGTGAACCCCCAGACGGCGCAGCAAGACTATTGGCAGTTTGTTGTATTT GCGTTTTAACGTTTATAAATTGTTATGATGTGAAATGGGCAACGACAGTTCAAGATATTTTTACTTATGCCAAATTAGTAGCcctatttataattattggaGCTGGAATATATGAATTAACAAAAG gaaaaacGGAGCACTTCACGTTCATGAACACCAATCACGAAATAACGTCACTGGCTCTATCTTTTTACTCAGGGCTTTTTGCTTATAATGGTTG gaattatttgaatttcattattgaAGAGTTAAAAGATCCTGTTAG gaATTTACCGTTGGCGATAGCGATTTCCTGTACTTTAGTTACTGCTGTTTACGTTCTAACAAACGTGGCATTTTACACAACTTTATCACCAATTGAAATACTAGGTTCCAAGGCGGTGGCTGTGACATTCGCAAATAGACTTTTCGGTCCTTTAGCTTGGACCATTCCCGTTTTTGTAGCGCTTTCAACATTCGGAGCAGTCAACGGAATTTTATTAACATCCTCAAGATTATTTTACGCGGGAGCATGTAACGGTCAAATGCCCGAACTACTCACAATGATTCAGTCCCAGAAGTTAACTCCTACACCATCTGTACTCGTAATG gcCATTCTGTCTTTACTTTATTTAACTGTATCAGATATAGACGCACTCATAAACTACGTAGGCTTCGCTACGTGG TTGAGCATTGGAGCAGCAGTTCTTTGTTTACCATGGCTCCGATGGAAACAACCAGATCTCAATAGACCAATAAAAGTGAATCTTATTTGGCCCATTCTCTATCTTGCTTGTACAATTTTTGTAACGGCAGTACCGATGGCGGCTAGCCCATACGAAACTg gAATGGGTCTCCTAATGATATTATCATCGATTCCAGTTTACTTCGTTTTCGTTTATTGGCGCAAACCCGATTGGTTCAAAAAGAAATCAAACGACGTTACCAtctttttgcaaaaaatattcgTGGTG GTGACCTGGTTTAACAGAATGGTTGAAGAAAACAGCAATCTCACCATTGATACTTTGTCTATGGAAGAAGGagaaggaaaatatagtgagatacataaaagtaCAAAGACTCAATTGGGCTGGGcatataatgaaaagaaaaccaactga